One genomic segment of Hordeum vulgare subsp. vulgare chromosome 2H, MorexV3_pseudomolecules_assembly, whole genome shotgun sequence includes these proteins:
- the LOC123428032 gene encoding uncharacterized protein LOC123428032 isoform X2 has product MQQIYFLPNTCATATWTPAAMRKSRTNLRDGVPGAANKKSDLRKVATLRHRWRNAARKLRFVLHMPWRGCKEKGHHRHQSSLREDQLTSSRLSEEEWILLCGVRIDAAAPGRTLCPNYASALEKTIRCFAKDPGMARAS; this is encoded by the exons ATGCAGCAGATCtattttctcccaaatacctgcgcCACCGCGACTTGGACCCCCGCCGCCATGAGAAAGAGCAGAACAAATCTGAGAGATGGAGTTCCTGGTGCAGCCAATAAAAAG TCCGACTTGAGGAAGGTGGCTACCTTGAGACACAGGTGGAGGAACGCAGCGCGCAAGCTCAGATTTGTGCTGCATATGCCGTGGCGGGGGTGCAAAGAGAAGGGTCACCACAGGCATCAGAGCTCTCTCCGGGAAGATCAGCTCACAAGCTCCAGGCTGAGCGAAGAG GAGTGGATCTTGCTGTGCGGAGTAAGGATAGATGCTGCTGCTCCTGGGAGGACGCTTTGCCCGAATTATGCGTCCGCACTGGAAAAAACAATTAGGTGCTTCGCTAAAGATCCTG GTATGGCAAGAGCAAGTTAA
- the LOC123428032 gene encoding uncharacterized protein LOC123428032 isoform X1, translated as MQQIYFLPNTCATATWTPAAMRKSRTNLRDGVPGAANKKSDLRKVATLRHRWRNAARKLRFVLHMPWRGCKEKGHHRHQSSLREDQLTSSRLSEEEWILLCGVRIDAAAPGRTLCPNYASALEKTIRCFAKDPGEDVTVPTLGTSFDSLWEANDFYNLYSLENMFGIRYGKSKLNVDRTKCMQEIVCGCMGKAIVENTRSCRF; from the exons ATGCAGCAGATCtattttctcccaaatacctgcgcCACCGCGACTTGGACCCCCGCCGCCATGAGAAAGAGCAGAACAAATCTGAGAGATGGAGTTCCTGGTGCAGCCAATAAAAAG TCCGACTTGAGGAAGGTGGCTACCTTGAGACACAGGTGGAGGAACGCAGCGCGCAAGCTCAGATTTGTGCTGCATATGCCGTGGCGGGGGTGCAAAGAGAAGGGTCACCACAGGCATCAGAGCTCTCTCCGGGAAGATCAGCTCACAAGCTCCAGGCTGAGCGAAGAG GAGTGGATCTTGCTGTGCGGAGTAAGGATAGATGCTGCTGCTCCTGGGAGGACGCTTTGCCCGAATTATGCGTCCGCACTGGAAAAAACAATTAGGTGCTTCGCTAAAGATCCTGGTGAGGATGTGACTGTGCCAACACTGGGAACAAGCTTCGACTCATTGTGGGAAGCAAATGATTTCTATAATTTGTACTCATTGGAGAATATGTTCGGTATCAGGTATGGCAAGAGCAAGTTAAATGTCGACAGAACAAAATGCATGCAAGAGATAGTCTGTGGATGCATG GGGAAAGCAATTGTTGAGAACACAAGGTCATGTAGATTCTAG